In a genomic window of Pelodiscus sinensis isolate JC-2024 unplaced genomic scaffold, ASM4963464v1 ctg40, whole genome shotgun sequence:
- the LOC102447044 gene encoding uncharacterized protein LOC102447044, which yields MPALGDTIEMPTLGRPFQLGMLYDCRNDALIPGITLWDLETLRNDIDAKPQPKTEFQIVASDTIEDKASALNVTASLKASFLSGLVEVSGSAEYLNDTKTSKHQARVSLQYSTTTQFKQLTMSHIGRQNVSYPDVFDQGTATHVVTAVLYGAQAFFVFDREVSSSENVQEIQGNLHVIIKKIPLVSIEGEGTLRMDDKEKAQAEKFSCKFYGDFALENNPLTYQDAMKTYSTLPALLGENGEKAVPVRVWLYPLTKLDSKAAQMVREISTALIFDVQMALEQLTELDMRCNDLVKNPKMRTFPEMQKKIQLFKDLCMQHRQIFQKELARILPSIRGGGKEEGILVDIVTYKNQSPFNTQQLNEFLDKKEREMNFVSSYLSILRDVEVVSSQNKLDEIVLDPANEFVVAFVFTSLHVQEPYLSELRFCLQTQFLKNSQDPESASSVREKPKLWFEDKERNRNARKAAKSVSDFARVNKSNGKTRFIVASVPDEDYPGASVYLYENVDLVSANYELPSKPLPLLIGGVRHDCVQLTLKPAAFGCKEISSYSVEHRIVGQENWTAVDTNGNQETFTVTGLHPNTVYEFQYAAVSKPGRSVSSDVSDPVKTLPTSPPGKPKKTIVESSAITLSWESPSVIGDGVSISEYKVEYKEETGGEQKDKWMERRTGQRTESFTIDGLRSQTPYRFRVSAVCADGAVSDPGEEVSITTAGEESKTLAQDFLRKSTQIGEGRPTVYALPIEKVFDSRATNPKYRLGKETLQIPNKVIMVMGATGSGKTTLINGMINYVLGVQWKDEFRFQLIHEITNRSQAQSQTSEVTAYEVNHTRGFQVPYSLTIIDTPGFGDTRGIEQDKAITRQIQEFFSTPGAIDHIDAVCVVVQAALARLTHAQMYVFDSVLSIFGKDIKDNIQILVTFADGQPAPVLEAIKTADVPCAKDAQGNPVHFKFNNSALFACNTAADKDSFNFDKMFWDMGAMSMKTFFGALSKLEIRSLTLTQEVLRERKKLEAAVEGLQPQIKAGLVKLEELRKTQEALEQRKDDMEANKDFEYEVEKTVPVQTDISGTGDYISNCQQCHYTCHYPCMIPNDAEKLECAIINSDTGCCTVCPGKCFWNVHFNQKYKWEYTVVKEKQTYAQLKEKYEKASGEVLSTQGVIAKLSQEYAAVEQILMKLIDKSSRSLQRLQEIALKPNPLSTPEYIDLLILSEEQELKPGYQERIKTLKEVREVAEIIRKIASKEPLLPGEKDLYKRLEEKRSAFKTYVKGKVGMVRSWFL from the exons ATGCCTGCGTTAGGAGATACAATTGAGATGCCCACCCTGGGTCGCCCCTTCCAGCTGGGGATGCTGTACGACTGCCGCAACGACGCCCTCATCCCAG GCATCACTTTATGGGACCTGGAGACGCTTCGAAATGATATAGATGCAAAGCCACAGCCCAAGACTGAATTTCAGATTGTTGCATCGGACACCATTGAAGACAAGGCATCAGCTCTCAATGTCACTGCATCGCTGAAGGCCAGTTTCCTGTCTGGCCTGGTGGAAGTGAGCGGCTCTGCAGAGTATTTAAATGATACCAAGACATCAAAGCATCAAGCCCGCGTTTCTCTCCAGTACTCAACTACGACACAGTTCAAGCAGCTGACTATGAGCCATATAGGTCGCCAGAATGTTTCTTACCCTGACGTGTTTGACCAAGGCACGGCCACCCACGTGGTCACGGCTGTGCTGTACGGGGCACAGGCTTTTTTTGTCTTTGATCGAGAAGTTTCTTCATCTGAGAATGTACAAGAGATACAGGGAAACCTACATGTTATCATTAAAAAGATACCTCTCGTTTCCATCGAAGGAGAAGGCACTCTCAGAATGGATGACAAAGAAAAAGCACAGGCTGAAAAATTTAGTTGCAAGTTTTATGGAGATTTTGCTCTTGAGAACAATCCACTTACTTACCAAGATGCCATGAAAACATACTCCACCCTCCCAGCACTGCTGGGTGAGAACGGGGAGAAGGCCGTACCGGTGAGAGTCTGGCTGTACCCGCTGACCAAGCTGGATTCCAAAGCTGCTCAGATGGTGCGTGAGATCAGCACAGCGCTGATCTTTGATGTTCAAATGGCCCTGGAGCAACTGACAGAACTGGACATGCGATGCAACGACTTGGTGAAGAATCCGAAAATGAGAACTTTCCCTGAAATGCAGAAGAAAATCCAGCTATTCAAAGATCTGTGCATGCaacacagacagattttccagaaaGAACTAGCAAGAATCCTACCCTCCATTCGTGGAGGTGGAAAAGAGGAAGGGATCCTGGTGGACATTGTAACCTACAAAAACCAGTCACCATTCAATACCCAGCAGCTCAACGAATTTCTGGATAAAAAAGAACGAGAAATGAATTTTGTCAGTTCCTATCTTTCTATCCTAAGGGATGTGGAAGTGGTGTCCTCCCAGAACAAACTGGATGAAATAGTTCTGGATCCTGCGAATGAGTTTGTCGTAGCCTTTGTGTTCACTTCACTACATGTACAAGAACCATATTTATCAGAGTTAAGGTTCTGCCTTCAGACCCAGTTTCTGAAGAATTCCCAAGATCCTGAATCAGCCAGTTCTGTTCGTGAGAAACCCAAACTGTGGTTTGAGGACAAAGAAAGAAACCGAAATGCCCGAAAAGCTGCAAAATCTGTTTCAGACTTTGCTCGTGTGAATAAATCTAATGGGAAGACTCGATTCATTGTGGCCTCTGTCCCAGATGAGGATTATCCAGGAGCTTCAGTTTACCTCTATGAAAATGTAGACTTGGTCAGCGCTAACTATGAACTTCCCTCAAAACCACTTCCTCTTCTGATTGGTGGAGTCAGACATGACTGTGTGCAGCTCACGCTGAAACCGGCAGCCTTTGGATGTAAGGAAATATCCAGCTATAGTGTAGAGCACAGGATTGTAGGGCAGGAGAATTGGACAGCTGTGGATACAAACGGTAACCAGGAGACCTTCACAGTAACAGGGCTCCATCCAAACACCGTGTATGAGTTTCAATACGCAGCAGTGAGCAAACCAGGGCGAAGTGTGAGCAGTGACGTGAGTGATCCTGTGAAGACGTTACCCACCAGCCCACCTGGAAAGCCAAAAAAAACCATAGTAGAATCATCAGCCATCACCCTCTCCTGGGAGAGTCCAAGTGTCATTGGCGATGGAGTCAGTATAAGCGAGTACAAGGTAGAATATAAAGAGGAAACCGGGGGTGAGCAGAAGGACAAATGGATGGAGCGAAGGACGGGACAGAGAACCGAGTCCTTCACCATTGATGGACTGAGGTCACAGACGCCCTACAGATTCCGGGTGTCGGCCGTGTGTGCGGACGGGGCTGTGAGTGACCCCGGGGAGGAGGTCTCAATTACAACAGCAGGAGAGGAATCAAAGACACTAGCACAAGATTTCTTGAGAAAGAGCACTCAGATAGGAGAAGGGCGGCCCACGGTGTATGCTCTGCCCATAGAGAAGGTGTTTGATTCTCGTGCAACAAATCCAAAGTACAGGCTGGGGAAGGAGACCCTGCAGATCCCTAACAAAGTGATTATGGTGATGGGAGCCACCGGGTCGGGGAAAACGACTCTCATCAACGGGATGATCAACTACGTCCTGGGTGTGCAATGGAAGGATGAATTCAGGTTCCAGCTCATCCATGAAATAACAAACAGAAGCCAGGCCCAGAGCCAGACATCTGAGGTGACGGCCTATGAAGTGAATCACACAAGGGGTTTCCAAGTCCCCTACTCGCTGACTATAATAGACACGCCGGGATTTGGCGACACCAGAGGGATAGAGCAAGACAAGGCGATAACAAGGCAGATCCAAGAGTTCTTCTCCACTCCAGGGGCCATTGATCACATCGACGCTGTCTGCGTTGTGGTTCAGGCTGCACTAGCTCGTCTGACCCACGCCCAGATGTACGTGTTTGACTCGGTGCTCTCTATTTTCGGGAAAGACATAAAAGACAACATCCAAATCCTGGTCACCTTCGCTGATGGACAACCCGCCCCTGTACTAGAGGCCATTAAAACAGCCGATGTCCCTTGTGCTAAAGATGCTCAAGGCAACCCTGTTCATTTCAAGTTCAATAACTCCGCACTTTTCGCCTGTAATACTGCAGCTGACAAGGACAGTTTTAATTTTGATAAAATGTTCTGGGACATGGGAGCCATGAGCATGAAGACATTTTTTGGGGCCTTATCGAAGCTGGAAATCAGAAGTCTGACATTAACGCAGGAGGTTCTCAGGGAGCGGAAGAAGCTGGAGGCGGCTGTGGAAGGGCTGCAGCCACAAATCAAAGCCGGCCTGGTGAAGCTGGAAGAACTGCGCAAGACACAGGAAGCTCTGGAGCAGCGTAAGGATGACATGGAGGCCAATAAAGACTTTGAGTATGAGGTGGAGAAAACAGTGCCGGTGCAAACAGACATCTCTGGGACAGGTGATTATATATCCAACTGCCAGCAGTGTCACTATACGTGTCACTATCCCTGTATGATCCCTAATGATGCTGAGAAGCTTGAGTGTGCAATTATAAACAGCGATACAGGATGTTGCACGGTGTGCCCTGGGAAATGTTTCTGGAATGTTCATTTCAATCAAAAGTACAAGTGGGAATACACAGTAGTGAAAGAGAAACAGACCTATGCACAACTGAAGGAGAAGTACGAGAAGGCGTCTGGGGAGGTGCTGTCCACACAGGGCGTGATTGCAAAGCTGTCTCAGGAATACGCTGCAGTGGAACAGATATTAATGAAGCTTATTGATAAATCATCTCGCAGCCTCCAACGTCTGCAGGAAATCGCTCTGAAACCCAACCCGCTGTCCACCCCGGAATACATTGACCTGCTGATCTTGTCGGAGGAACAGGAACTGAAGCCTGGGTACCAGGAGAGAATAAAAACCCTGAAGGAAGTGAGGGAAGTGGCAGAGATAATAAGAAAGATTGCCAGTAAGGAGCCCCTGCTGCCAGGCGAGAAGGATCTGTACAAGAGGCTTGAGGAAAAACGGTCTGCATTCAAAACATATGTGAAAGGAAAAGTGGGGATGGTTAGAAGTTGgtttctttaa